The genomic DNA GAGAGCAAGGTCGCAGCCATTCAGACAAAAAAGTAAGAGTAGTGATTGCCATTGAATATAGAGAAGGCATTGCAGGAAGGGGGTATGCTCAACCCATAAAAGACTTTAGTGCTAAGAGCTTAAATCCTATATTCAAAGACCATATAAGTAAAAAAGCAGCCATAGTTACAGATGGTTGGAGTGGCTATAAACCTATCAAAAAGTTATACAAAAACATGCGCTCACAGTTATCAAACAAAGGGGAAAACTTCACCATGTTACACTTGCAAATTAGGAATTTGAAAAATTGGTTGAGAGGTACTCATTCTTATTGTGATAAAAAGTTGTTGAATGATTATCTAAACGAATATTTCTTTAGATTTAACCGAAGGAATTTTAGAGAAACCATTCTGGATAAATTACTTGAAAGAATGGTAGAAGCTAAACCTAAAACTTACAGTCAAATTATTTGTGCTGCGACTTAGATGGGTAACCCTATGAAATTAATTAAACTAACCATTCTATTACTTTCTATCACATTAAGTGCTTGTGAATACAGACCGGAAATTGAAAAAGATGATTTATCAAGCCAACAGATGGAAGAATTGAATATTCCAGAAAACTTTGACTTTAACAATGGGCAAAGTGTAACACTCCAAATTAAAGACAATGATTTTACTGGAAATAGTCGCATAAATGTGTACATACTGGATGATACCAAACAAAAAAGCTTGATAGCATCTGGGAGTCTAAATGCACAAGGAGAATTTACTAAAACCATTACTTTATCAGGAGCAATTGATAATGTTCGTGTAGAAAAGATTTTTAATGGAAAAAAGCAAGCTGCTACCTTAGATATTACTGGTACACATTTATCATATACATTTAATTCTAATGTTAGTATGCAACGTAAGGGCACATTAGAAACAACAGCAAACTGTGCCGAAAACCTTTATTCTGTAAATGAAGATGAGATTTTTTATAGCATAAATACCGAAAACAATAATTTTGATGAGACTTTTATTGCTCATCTACCAGGTAACAGATCATATGCTTGTGCAGTAGACAGAAACAATAATCTTGTATATTATAATACTCGCAAGGTACTTCGCTATTACGAGATTGATACTGATAAATTTCATGTTGTAGGTAACGGAAATCCATTTGATGGAGATTATGCCCGCATGGGATTTAACAATACAAATGGCTTACTATATATTTCAGATTTTGATCAATTGTATACAGTTGATCCAACAGACAATACAGTTACAAATAGTATAGCAATAGTAGGTCTAGACAATACAGAAAATGGTGATCTTGATTTTACAACAGACGGAGAGCTTTATATGTGTACATTATCAGGTTTATATAAACTAGATATTGATGGAAATGTGGCATTAGCTACGCGAATTAGTGCCGAAAATTTACCGTTTCAGCCAACATCTTTAGCCATAGATAAAAATGATAGATTATTTCTAGCAACAGTAGATGATAATTCGCAGCTTATTGAAATGGATAAAGAAGATGGTACTTGGTCAGTACTAAAGACTTTTGACCATAAAATTACTGATTTAGGTTCTGCATCTTGTGGAGAACAAGTACTAGATCAAACAGATACTGATAATGATGGAATAATTGATGTAAATGACGATTATCCAAGTGATGCAAATAAAGCATTTAACACCTATACACCAAGGCAGTTCGGTTGGGGAACTTTGGCATTTGAAGATATGTGGCCAGACAAAGGTGATTACGACTTTAACGACCTTGTAGTAAATTATAGAATTACTGCTGTTTACAATGCAGATAATAAAGTTGCAGAGTTAATTATCAAAACCCGAATTAAAACTATCGGAGGCTATTTTCGCAATGGTTTTGGAATAGAATTTCCATTTACTCCTGAAGTTGTCGCATCGGTAACAGGTAATAATAATTTGCAAGCAGGCTTAATAAATGTAGCAGCAAACGGGTTAGAAAGCGACCAAGACAATGCTGTACTTATTTTATTTGATAATGCCTATAATGTTGGTGAAGCTTGGGTATGTAGTAATAGCCAGCAAAACGATACAGAAGTTACGATCACTTTTACAGAACCAATTATTGAAGAAACTTTAGGAACTGCTCCTTTCAATCCATTTATTTTTATCAATGGAGATAGACAAAAAGAGGTGCATTTATCTGGTAAAAATCCTACTAAAAAAATGAATAAAAATTTATTTGGAAGTTCTGATGACAATAGCAATTCTTCAAACAAACGCTGGTATAAAACAAAGAAAAATCTGCCATGGGCTATTAGTGTTGTTTATGATTTTGAAGCAATGAAAGAAGGCAAAGATATAAACAGAGGTTATTTAAAATTTAAGGATTGGGCAGAATCTGGAGGTTCTACTTATAATAATTGGTATATAGATGTCACTGAGTACCGAGATGATAATGAGATTTGCCAATAAAAAAAGAAACCCTTGGAGAATGAATTTTTCCAAGGGTTTCTTTTTTCTTCTATCTACTATTTAAGGTATAAAAGGTTCAATAACAACTAGTTTATCTCCTGAAAGATCTACTTCGAATAAGTGAGGTACTCTGTGAAA from Chondrinema litorale includes the following:
- a CDS encoding LruC domain-containing protein; translation: MKLIKLTILLLSITLSACEYRPEIEKDDLSSQQMEELNIPENFDFNNGQSVTLQIKDNDFTGNSRINVYILDDTKQKSLIASGSLNAQGEFTKTITLSGAIDNVRVEKIFNGKKQAATLDITGTHLSYTFNSNVSMQRKGTLETTANCAENLYSVNEDEIFYSINTENNNFDETFIAHLPGNRSYACAVDRNNNLVYYNTRKVLRYYEIDTDKFHVVGNGNPFDGDYARMGFNNTNGLLYISDFDQLYTVDPTDNTVTNSIAIVGLDNTENGDLDFTTDGELYMCTLSGLYKLDIDGNVALATRISAENLPFQPTSLAIDKNDRLFLATVDDNSQLIEMDKEDGTWSVLKTFDHKITDLGSASCGEQVLDQTDTDNDGIIDVNDDYPSDANKAFNTYTPRQFGWGTLAFEDMWPDKGDYDFNDLVVNYRITAVYNADNKVAELIIKTRIKTIGGYFRNGFGIEFPFTPEVVASVTGNNNLQAGLINVAANGLESDQDNAVLILFDNAYNVGEAWVCSNSQQNDTEVTITFTEPIIEETLGTAPFNPFIFINGDRQKEVHLSGKNPTKKMNKNLFGSSDDNSNSSNKRWYKTKKNLPWAISVVYDFEAMKEGKDINRGYLKFKDWAESGGSTYNNWYIDVTEYRDDNEICQ
- a CDS encoding IS1595 family transposase is translated as MKIDKGLTEKAFKSRFGTKEQCLAYLHDQKWSDGYHCRKCRHTTFCKGKQDFSKRCTACGYDESATAHTLFHKLKFGIDTAFAMVYEIVTNKKGANSIHLAQRFGVRQTTAWLFRRKVQQAMSSSKKFPLVDQVHVDEFEIGTPQEGEQGRSHSDKKVRVVIAIEYREGIAGRGYAQPIKDFSAKSLNPIFKDHISKKAAIVTDGWSGYKPIKKLYKNMRSQLSNKGENFTMLHLQIRNLKNWLRGTHSYCDKKLLNDYLNEYFFRFNRRNFRETILDKLLERMVEAKPKTYSQIICAAT